TCTGCCGCGGCCGCCTTCGGAGCGTGTGGGGGGCCGGGGATGCGGCGCATTCGAGCCTCAGCCCGCTGTTTCGGGCGGCTGCGGGTCGTTCGATGGCGGCGCAGGCTCTGGCCACGATGGTCCGGAGGCGAAGCCGTCCGGCTTGCTTGCCGCCGCCGTAGGCGCGGTCGGATCCTGCGGAACCACCCACCCACCGCAACCTGGGCGGATCTCCTCGTCGGGCGTAGCCCACAAACCAGGATCTCCGGGCGGGGACAAGGTGGAGCTCCCTACCGGAAGACCGACCTTGTCCCCGCCCGGAGATCCTGGTGCCCTGAGCGAAGCCCGACGAGGAGATCCGCCTCCACGGGCTGGCATCTTCTTCGAGCGGCCGGGGCCGGGGCAGCGCCCCGGTGGGGTCCGGGGCAAAGCCCCGAAAAGGGGGCAAGGGGCAAAGCCCCCTACCTACGGCGCCCGGTGGCTGCCGCGGCGCTTCTCCTCGACGGCCTCGGCGATGCCGGCCACCGGGGAGACCCCGATGATCGCCATCTCCTTGGCGCGCTTGCGGGCGCGGCGGTCGCGGATGATCTCGATGATGATCGGCAGGATCGAGATGAGCACGATGAGGGCTACGAACGGCAGGATGTAGCGGTCGATGTGGGTGCCGATGGCGTCGTAGATCCGGTCTGCCAGTAGGTAGCCGATCAGGATGATGCCGTCGGTCCAGAGGATCGCGCCGACCACGTTCCAGACGAAGAACTGCTTCGCTGGCATGCCGAGCACGCCGGCTACGGGGTTGAGGAACGTGCGGACGATCGGGATGAAGCGAGCCAGCACGACGGCCTTGGCGGGGCCGAACTTCTGGAAGTAGTGCTCGGCCTTCTCCACGTATTCGCGCTTGAACAACCGCGAGTCGGGCTTGTCGAACATCCGCGTGCCATAGCGGGCACCGAGCAGATGGCCGAGCTGCGCGCCGATGATCGCGCACACCGGCGCACCGATCAGCAGGCCCGCCAGGGAGATCTTGGTGCCGTCACCGAAGATCGCGTCAGCCACTGGAGTCGCGGCGACGCCGGCCAGGAAGAGCAGCGAGTCGCCGGGGAAGAAGAAGCCGACCAGCAGCCCCGTCTCGGCGAACAGAATCGCCCAGACGCCGTAGAGACCGAAGGTGTGGAGCAGGTCCTTCGGATCCAGGGGGTTGAAGGCGAGGTTTTCGGCCAGGGCGCGCGTCGTCTCCACGGGCACAAAGGCTACCGGGCTTGGCAAGTTGACAGTGGTGGGGCGGACAAACCCGGGAAATGTGGCCTGTCCGGCCTTGGCCGAGGGCTACGCCTCGGCCTTGGCCCCGCCGCGAACCAGCCCTCCGCCTCTTGGTCCGGCGTGTGGCACCGGTGTCGACCCCCGCCTTGGGACGGGGCTCTGCCCCGCCCTCGACTCGGCCCTGGTCCTGGCCGCGAGCTACGCCTCAGCCTTGGCCCGTGCCGCGGTCTCGACTGCGCCTTCGGTCCCGGCCTCGGGTTCGGCCTCCGCGCCGGCTTCGGCCCCAGACCCCGCGTCGGCGGTGGCGTCGACCTCAGCCCCGGGTTCGGCGGCGGTCTCGACCTCAGACCTGGCGTTGGTGCTGGCGTCGACCTCAGCCCCGGCGTCGCCGGCGGTCTTGACCTCAGCCGCGGCGTCGCCGGCGGTCTCGACCTCAGACCCGGCGTTGGTGCTGGCGTCGACCTCAGCCCCGGCTTCCGCAGCGGTCTCGACCTCGGACCTGGCGTTGGTGCTGGCCGTGACGTCAGCCCTGGCGTCGGCGGCGGTCTCGACCTCGGACCTGGTGTTGGTGCCGGCCTCGACCTCAGCCCCGGCTTCAGCTGCGGCGTCGGCCTCGGACCCGCTCCAGGCCACGACCTCATCCTCGGTCCTGACCTCATCGTCGGCCTTGACCCCGGTCCCGGTCGGGACCTCCGCGTCGCCCTCAGCCCAAGCCGCATCGTCGTCCTCGTCCTCGACGTCATCCTCGGCGCCCCTGCGTCGGCGCAAGGCGATCACCGCGGCGACTGCCGCGGCCACCACGAGCAGGCCGCCTACGCCGCCGATTACGCCCCACGCCGCGCCGGTTAGGTGCAGGCCGCCGCCGGTTACGTTGATTTCGATCGGTGCCGTGTCGTTGCTGCCGTTGAGGTCGATGATTTCGCCGTCGCACTTGCACCTGACGTTGATGCGGACCGAGCCGCCCTCCACGTCGGTTCCGTCGATTCGCATCGTGAAGGGGAACGTGATGGTCTCGCCGACCGCCACTGCCGAGCCGGGCTGGCAGCGGTAGATGACGGCGTTGGGGTTGGCGTGTAGCTGGCACTCGGGCGGGACGCCTACTGCGGTCGTGCCCTTCGGCATCGTGACGTCGACGATCGTGACCGGGGTGCCGGTGTCGCTGCGGTCCGGCGCGGTCGGACCGTCGTTGCGGAAGCCGATGTTGATGTCGGCCTGGTCGCCGACCGCGCCCTTGATGCGGGCGCCCAGCGCGCGGAAGTCGAAGTTGCCCGTGGGGATCGCGGCCGCGGCCGGTGCGATGCCGGTCATGAGCAGCGCGCCGACGGCTCCGATGACGGCGAGGGTGCGCCAGGCAGGGGTGGTTCGCATGGTCGGTGGTTCTCTCCGTTGCTGGGGAAGTATCAGGTGGCGCGGGTGCGCGTTAGGACGACGGCGCAGGCGCCGACGAGGATCAGGAGGGCGCCCAGGCCCGCGAGTGTGCCGGCCGGCGCGCCCGTAATAGGCAGGCCGCCGCCGCCACGGGGTGGCGCGGGATCGGTCGGGCCGTTGACCACGATCGCCGCCCGGTTGTTGGCGGCGGCGCCGTCGTCGAGGCCGGTGACCTTGACCGCGCCGTCGGTGCGGCCGGCCCGGTCGATTCGCAGGTCGAAGGCGAAGCCGGCGGTGAAGTCGGCGTAGACCGGTAGGTCGGGTCGGCAGCGGTAGGCGGCGGCACCGGGCGTGCCGCCGTTGACGGGCTCGGCGATGCCGCTGACCAGTGGTGCGCACTCGCCGGGCACCGCGGTCGCGGTGGTGCCGGGCGGGATCGTGATGTCGACCGCGACGGCGGCGCCGTTGTGGTCGTCGAGTGCGGCCGGGCCGGAGTTGTGCAGACCGAGCGACACCGACCGGACCGCGCCGACCGGGCCGCGCACGGCCGCACCGGCCGCGGCCAGGTCGGTGCCGTTGCGGCCGGTCACCTTGACCGACACCGAAGTGCTGTTGTTGCTCGGCTCGGTGTCGGCCTGGGGCGGCAACGGCCGCGCGTCGCGCAACGCCAGTTCGCCGGTCAGCGGCAGGTCGCCGTCGGTGCCCGGCTCGCCGCCGGAGTAGCCGTGGCCGGCCAGGAACGCCTCGTAGTCTTCGGCCTCGGCCGCGGTGAACCAGGTGGCCTCGAGGTCGCGGGTCGTCGGCGCGGCCGTGTCGGCGCCGACCTGGAACGGCAGCACCGCCGTGTAGGTGGCACCCGGAGTGAACTCGCCCGCGAACGAGCAGCTGCGGATCCGGTCCAGTACGTACATGCAGTTGTTGAACTTGCGGGTGGCGCGGAACGCGTACACGTCGGTGAAGTAGATCCTGGGTTCGTTGACGGCGGTTGCCCCGGCGACGTCGACCCGCAGCGGGAGCGTGAACGACTCGCCCGGCGCGCGGCTCAGTGCGGTCGACGGGCCGGCGACCAGGTCGACGCCGTCGCCCACCCGAACCCATGACGACGTGCTCGAGGTGAGCCCGACCCCGCCGGCGCTGACGTTGAGCTGCAGCGGGCCTTCGCCGCCGGACGTGCCGTCGACGGCCCTGATCACGACGTCGAATTCGCCCGGCAGCGGGCTGGCGCCCAGCCGGAGCTGGTCGCGGGTGCAGGTGAGGATCAGCGGGTCCACAAGGGAGCATCCGGAGCCGGCCGGTGCGACCACCTCGGCCACGCCGTCGAGGGCGCTGAAGTCGTAGGTGACCTCGACGTCGTCGAGCACCAGCGACTCGGCGGAGATGAGCGTGACGCCGGCGACGACCCCGGGCCCGCCGATCGCGACGGTGACATCCCGCATGGCGACCGCCACGATTTCAGGGGCGGCGATCGCGGGCGGCGGTGCGATCACGAGGGCGGCGGCGGCCGCACCGCAGCCGCCGATCAGCGTGCGCGCGATCCTGCGCAGCATCTCGCATCCTCCCCAGGGATCGATGCGCAGCCTAGTTATCGGAGATCAGAATCGCGATACCGCGCACGCTAGTCTGGCCGAACGGCTGAATATCGGTGATCATCGCAGCGCTTCGTCTGCCCGCGGACGTCGTCCAGGCAGAGCCATCCCGGAGGTACCCGTGACGCCGCTGACGTACGAGGAGTTCGCCGATGTCCAACTCGGCGCCATGCTCCGGTACGCCGTGATGCTCTGCGGCGATCCGCACCTGGCACAGGATCTGGTGCAGGAGACGATGGTCCGGGTGCAGCTCAACTGGCGGAAGGTGGCCCGCGCCGACGCGCCCGACCGCTACGTGCGCCGCATGATCACCAATCAATACCTCGACTGGCGGCGCGGTTCGTGGCTGCGCCGGGTGCTGCTG
This genomic interval from Asanoa ferruginea contains the following:
- a CDS encoding DedA family protein; protein product: METTRALAENLAFNPLDPKDLLHTFGLYGVWAILFAETGLLVGFFFPGDSLLFLAGVAATPVADAIFGDGTKISLAGLLIGAPVCAIIGAQLGHLLGARYGTRMFDKPDSRLFKREYVEKAEHYFQKFGPAKAVVLARFIPIVRTFLNPVAGVLGMPAKQFFVWNVVGAILWTDGIILIGYLLADRIYDAIGTHIDRYILPFVALIVLISILPIIIEIIRDRRARKRAKEMAIIGVSPVAGIAEAVEEKRRGSHRAP